Below is a window of Planctomycetaceae bacterium DNA.
TTCATCGACCTGTTCGACCGCGCGAGCGGCCGCCACTTGGGTCGGCAGGAGCTGCCCGGCGTGACCTTCGACGAGGAAACCACGCAGGTCAAGATTCTCAACCGCATGATCGTCGTCGCCGACGCCCGGAGCGTGCAAGTCTTCACCGGCAAACCATAGGCGCTGCTCTGAAATAATTGCGGAATCCCAGATGGGTGGCATGGCGACACACGTTTCTATTTCTCGTGGGTCGCCATGATGCTTGGCGCACCATCGTCACGGCCGCCCCTCAATCCGCAATCCGAAATCCGCAATCTAAGACTGTTTCTCTTCTTCCCTGCCGCGTCGCTGGCGGAAGAGCAGGCGGACCGGGACCTCGGAGAACGGCGTGGTTTCCCGCAGGCGCGCCAGCAGAAAACGCTGGTAGTTGTCGTCGAAGCTCCGCACGTCGTTGACAAAGCAGACGATCGTCGGCGGCGCCACGTCGATCTGCGAGGCATAAAGAATCTTCGGCGGCTTGGTGCCGCTCTTGTGGCTGGGGCCGCGAAGGGTCGTGATCTCCTTGACCACCTCGTTGAGCTTGGCCGTCGACATGCGCGTGTTGGCCTGGGCGAAAAGCTGCTCGGCCAGTTGGACCGTCCGGCGCACGTTCTCGCCGGTGACAGCCGTGGTCATGCTGATCGGCGCGTATGACAGCTCGGGCAGCACCTTGTTGAGGTACTCGTCGTAGTCTTCGGCGGCGGCCTTGCCTCGGGCAAGGTCCCACTTGTTGACGATGATGACGACGGGCTTGAACTGCTCGGCGACGAGGCCGGAGATGTCCTTGTCGACCTGCGAGATCTTGACCGACGCGTCAATCATCAGCGCCACCACGTCGGCGCGCCCGACGCTGCGCACGGCGCGGCGGTAGCTGTAGAACTCGATGTCGCCGGCGAGGCTCTTGCGTTTTCGCAGACCGGCGGTGTCGATGACCATGAACTGCCGCCCGTCGATCTCGATGCTCACGTCGACGCTGTCGCGCGTGGTGCCGGGCACTTCCGAGACGATCACCCGCTCCTGCCCGGCCAGGGCGTTGATGAACGTGCTCTTGCCGGCGTTGCGCTTACCCACCACCGCCAGCTTCATCACCGGCTGGGGAATCGCCTCCATCGCCATCGACCCGATGGTCCTGGCGATGGCGGCCATCAGGTCCGTCACGCCCTGCTGATGGGCCGCCGAGATCGGCAGCGGCTCGCCGAAGCCCAGGCCATTCATCTCGGCCAGTTCAGTCGTCAGGTTGACCTGGTCGATCTTGTTGGCCAGCAGCAGCACGGGCGTGTTCTGCTTGCGAAGCTCCTGGGCGACGTGGCGGTCCAGGGCGGTCAGCCCCTCGCGGGCGTCGACGATGAACAGGATCAGCGACGCCGAGTTGACGGCAAAAGCGATCTGGGCCTCGACGTGGTCGGTGAGCTTGTCGACGTCCTCGATGCCCATGCCGCCGGTGTCGACCAGTTCGATGTACCGCTCTTCGGCGCCGATGGCGATCGGACAAGGCGAGCTGACGCGATCGCGCGTGACGCCGGGCGTGGCGTCGACGATCGAGATGCGCTTGCCCACCAGCGCGTTGAGCAAGCTGCTCTTGCCCACGTTGGGCCGACCCACGATTGCGACTATCGGAAGACTCATGAAGGCAGTGTATCCGAAATCCCAGAAGCGGGGAAAGAAACAACCCATTCAAAGAGCGGGGAAGGAAACAACCGACGACGCAGGACGAGGACGACGACGAGGACGAAAAGAAACGAAGTTCTCGTTTAGCGGCGGGGCTCGCCCCGCGCGTTTGCAGCAAATCTGAAAAACCGCGCGGGGCAAGCCCCGCCGCTAATGGTTCCTGCATTCGTCCTCGTCCTCGTCCTCGTCGTCGTCCTCGGTTTTTTCTTTTTCTTCCCCGCCCAGAGGGATAACCTCCCATCATGGACTACGCCATAACCTTCATCATCGGGGTCGTCATCGGCGCCGCCGTCGCGGTCGTCATCTCCATCGTGCGAGGCAAGAGCAACGCCCAGCAGATGCAGCAGGCCTTCGCCGCACTGGCGGCCGAGGCGCTCGATGCCAACTCGCGACGCCTGACCGAGACCGCCGGGGCCACCCTCGACGGCAAGAAGCAACTTATCGACCAGACGCTGGCGACGGTCGGCGAGCGCCTGACGAAGATGGCCGAATACTTCCAGCGGCTCGAGTCCGACCGCCGCCACGACGTCGGGGCCTTGAGCACGTCCATCGCCTCGCTGTCGACCACCACCGGAAAGCTCCACCAGATGCTCGCCAGCACCCAGCGACGCGGCGCCTGGGGCGAGCGGATGGCCGCCGACGTGCTGCGTCTGGCCGGACTGGCCGAAGGCGTCAACTTCACCTGCCAGTCCAGCGAGGCCGCCGTGACCGGGCGGCCGGACTTCACCTTCATGCTCCCGCAAGGGCTCAAGGTGAACATGGACGTCAAGTTCCCCCTGGACGCGTACAAGGGCTACGTCGACGCCGCCGACGACGCCGGGCGGGCCGAGCAGCTCAAGTCGCTGCTGGCGGCAGTGCGCGGGCACGTCAAGGCCGTCGCGTCGCGCGGGTACATCGACCCGCAGGCCCCCACCGTCCCGTACGTGCTGGTGTTCCTGGCCAGCGAACAGGTCTTCTCGCTGGTGATGGAAGCCGA
It encodes the following:
- the der gene encoding ribosome biogenesis GTPase Der is translated as MSLPIVAIVGRPNVGKSSLLNALVGKRISIVDATPGVTRDRVSSPCPIAIGAEERYIELVDTGGMGIEDVDKLTDHVEAQIAFAVNSASLILFIVDAREGLTALDRHVAQELRKQNTPVLLLANKIDQVNLTTELAEMNGLGFGEPLPISAAHQQGVTDLMAAIARTIGSMAMEAIPQPVMKLAVVGKRNAGKSTFINALAGQERVIVSEVPGTTRDSVDVSIEIDGRQFMVIDTAGLRKRKSLAGDIEFYSYRRAVRSVGRADVVALMIDASVKISQVDKDISGLVAEQFKPVVIIVNKWDLARGKAAAEDYDEYLNKVLPELSYAPISMTTAVTGENVRRTVQLAEQLFAQANTRMSTAKLNEVVKEITTLRGPSHKSGTKPPKILYASQIDVAPPTIVCFVNDVRSFDDNYQRFLLARLRETTPFSEVPVRLLFRQRRGREEEKQS
- a CDS encoding DNA recombination protein RmuC, translating into MDYAITFIIGVVIGAAVAVVISIVRGKSNAQQMQQAFAALAAEALDANSRRLTETAGATLDGKKQLIDQTLATVGERLTKMAEYFQRLESDRRHDVGALSTSIASLSTTTGKLHQMLASTQRRGAWGERMAADVLRLAGLAEGVNFTCQSSEAAVTGRPDFTFMLPQGLKVNMDVKFPLDAYKGYVDAADDAGRAEQLKSLLAAVRGHVKAVASRGYIDPQAPTVPYVLVFLASEQVFSLVMEADRDLIDQALSQKVVLCSPLTLYAMLAVIRQTAEHANLLKTADDVLNLLVEVRKQWEAYKESMDKMGKRLGEAKEEYDKLVSTRTNMLDRPMGKIENLRTARQLPRGEA